DNA sequence from the Staphylococcus epidermidis genome:
GATTCATATAAAATATGCCCTCCCTTTCATTTTTTTCATAATTCATTTATTATAACTTAATTTATTCATTTAGATAATACGTCTATGGTTTTAAAATACTATCCTTTTGAGGTATATTTATAAAACTATGTATATGCTTCCTATTTATAAAGGCTAATTTTTTAATATTCCTTATAATCTTTATTAAGTTGACGAATCAAGCGTTTGAATTCTGCTTCAGATTTAAATTCAAACGTGATTTTCCCGACATTTTTAGATGTCGAAATATCTACTTTCGCACCATATTGCTTTTTTAAAAATCTTTCCTGCTGTTGAATCATTTTAGGTTTACTTTCCTTAGTCTCTTTGTCAACTTTCCTTGAGATGTCTTTACTGACTAAACCATTGACGTACTCCTCTAAATACCTTACACTCCAAGACTCCTGAGCGGCTTGTTTTGCCGTCTTTTTTATTTTACTGGCGTCTTTCAAAGTTAATAACGTACGCCCATGAGCACTAGATAACGCCCCGTGTTGAACCATTTGAGCAACATTTTTAGGTAACTGTAATAACCTAAGCATATTGGCAATATAAGGACGTGACTTACCTAATCGTCTCGCAACCTCTTGTTGTGTAATATTCAAATCTGTCATCATTTTTTTATAACTTTCTGCTTCTTCAATGGCATTTAAATCTTCTCTCTGTAAATTTTCAATAATTGCCAATTCCATCATATCTTCATCAGATAGTTCTTTAATAATAGCTGGCACTTCTGTTAATCCCGCCAACTTAGATGCTCTAAATCGTCGCTCACCCACAACAATATAGTAACCTTGAACAGTTTGACGTAATACAATAGGCTGTAATATACCATGTTGTTGAATTGATGAAGCTAAATCATTGAGTCGTTCTTCTTCAAACGTCTTACGTGGCTGATAAGGATTAGGTCTAATTAATTCTAGTGCAATAAATTGCACACTATCATCATTATTCATTTTCAACCTCTGATCATCTGTATATGCCATCTCTTTTCCACATCTTTCTATCTTAATTTAAGTATCTCTAATGAATAATCAATCCTCATTGATTCATTACTTATTTTAAAAAAGTTCAATCCAATAATACAAGCCTTTCAAATTAATACTAATGGCTTAATATGAAGCTTATTACGTCACATATTTTCAGATGTATTTCTGATAATAAATTAATTGTTAAATCAAAATTTTCAGAAAAATCATTGACAAATAAATTCAAACTATGTAATCTATGTATTAACAATTTAAAAAACATTTTACACACTGTAAAAAGGAAAGTAAAACTTACACTGCTTATACAGAGAGTCTTCACACGCTGAGAGAAGGCATTGAAAGAAAGTTTGAAAATGGCCTTGGAGTGTTGATGCCAATATGAGGTATCAACGGGTTCGCCCGTTATAGCGATACAGTATTAACATTGATGTTAAATGGCGTACTGGAAATTTTATACGTCACAATTTATCGTTAATACTCATTTATTCACATATGGATTAAATGAGTTTTTGTTTTATTTAATGATGTTACGATAAAAAGATTGTGTATCAGCTATTTTCAGTATACTGTTTTAACACTATGGCGTACTGATTGAGGTTACTTTAGCAATAAAGTAGCAAACAAAGGTGGTACCGCGAAGTTTAAGCTTTCGTCCTTTACATCCGAATCATTCGGGTCTAAAGGACGGAAGCTTTTTTATTTTTACTGAATAGGAGGAGCTAGCTATGAAGGATACAGATTTAGCTCAAATTGCTTTAACACAAGATCACACTGGCGCAATTGCCAATCCAATATATTTATCTACTGCATATCAGCATCCTCACCTAGGTGAATCAACAGGCTATGATTATACACGAACTAAAAATCCAACAAGAACAGCCTTTGAAGAAGCTTTTGCACAACTTGAAAAAGGCATTGCTTCATTTGCTACTTCCAGTGGTATGGCGGCGATTCAGTTAATATGTAATATATTCAAACCAGGTGATGAAATTCTCGTTGCATTTGACCTATATGGTGGAACATTTCGGTTATTCGATTTTTACGAAAAACAATATGGTTTGAAGTTTAAATATGTAGACTTTTTAAATTATGAAGAAGTGGAAAAAAACATCACTCCACAAACTAGAGCATTATTTATTGAACCAATCTCAAATCCACAAATGATTGAAATTGATGTAGAAACATATTATATCCTTAGCAAAAAACATCAACTATTAACAATTATCGACAACACTTTTTTAACACCTTATCTTTCGACACCACTCGAAGAAGGTGCAGATATCGTTCTGCATTCAGCAACAAAATATATTGGCGGACATAACGATGTGTTAGCTGGAGTTGTAACTGTTAAGGATGCTCAATTAGCTGAACAATTGAATCAATTCCATAATATGATTGGAGCAACTCTATCACCTCTTGATAGTTATCTTTTACAAAGAGGTCTAAAGACATTACATCTTCGCATAGAGCGTTCCCAAGAAAATGCTCAAAAACTTGCACAACGATGTCGCCAGTCAGATTCAATTGATGAAGTTTTATATAGTGGACGAACAGGCATGCTTAGTTTAAGACTGAACCAAGCATATAGCGTCGCTAAATTTTTAGAAAATTTAGAAATTTGTATATTTGCAGAAAGCTTAGGTGGTACAGAAACATTTATCACCTTCCCTTATACACAAACACACGTTGATATGCCAGATGAGGAAAAAGACAAACGTGGAATTGATGAATATCTCATCAGATTGTCCGTAGGTATAGAAGACTATAACGATATAGAAGCTGACATAATTCAAGCATTAGAGAATTCTAAAGTAGGAGTGATTTCATGAGTTTATCTAAAGAAACAGAAGTAATATTCGATGTGCGTAGAGGTAAAGACTACGACTCAGCTAACCCGCCACTTTACGATTCATCTACATTCCATCAAAAAGTGTTAGGCGGTGAGACTCAATATGATTATGCACGAAGTGGTAACCCTAACCGAACTTTACTTG
Encoded proteins:
- a CDS encoding ParB/RepB/Spo0J family partition protein, which encodes MAYTDDQRLKMNNDDSVQFIALELIRPNPYQPRKTFEEERLNDLASSIQQHGILQPIVLRQTVQGYYIVVGERRFRASKLAGLTEVPAIIKELSDEDMMELAIIENLQREDLNAIEEAESYKKMMTDLNITQQEVARRLGKSRPYIANMLRLLQLPKNVAQMVQHGALSSAHGRTLLTLKDASKIKKTAKQAAQESWSVRYLEEYVNGLVSKDISRKVDKETKESKPKMIQQQERFLKKQYGAKVDISTSKNVGKITFEFKSEAEFKRLIRQLNKDYKEY
- a CDS encoding PLP-dependent transferase is translated as MKDTDLAQIALTQDHTGAIANPIYLSTAYQHPHLGESTGYDYTRTKNPTRTAFEEAFAQLEKGIASFATSSGMAAIQLICNIFKPGDEILVAFDLYGGTFRLFDFYEKQYGLKFKYVDFLNYEEVEKNITPQTRALFIEPISNPQMIEIDVETYYILSKKHQLLTIIDNTFLTPYLSTPLEEGADIVLHSATKYIGGHNDVLAGVVTVKDAQLAEQLNQFHNMIGATLSPLDSYLLQRGLKTLHLRIERSQENAQKLAQRCRQSDSIDEVLYSGRTGMLSLRLNQAYSVAKFLENLEICIFAESLGGTETFITFPYTQTHVDMPDEEKDKRGIDEYLIRLSVGIEDYNDIEADIIQALENSKVGVIS